One Perca flavescens isolate YP-PL-M2 chromosome 9, PFLA_1.0, whole genome shotgun sequence genomic window carries:
- the lmx1a gene encoding LIM homeobox transcription factor 1-alpha has product MVDRAALCLDMDQRAVCAGCHRLITDRFLLRVTDGLWHEECVRCAACGDALRNSCFLRDRKLYCKRDYADLFAVRCGGCAEAISPAELVMRAGAAVFHLRCFTCSVCSCRLQTGDRCVLREGQLLCARDDYHQCVASPTSSDTGKSVDEEEEEEEEEEEEEEEEEEESVRVTGRRVRSEDLESKRPKRPRTILTTQQRRTFKVSFEVSSKPCRKVRETLAAETGLSVRVVQVWFQNQRAKMKKLARRQQQQQEQQQTQEQREHPSHHTAPSCGALTSELEHLGSSYTHIQQQQQQQMGLTTLEQQDYDMDPFRQGLTPPQMPGDHMHPYGFKSLYGDMDRDPLCHVADSDCLSLGDSSLLTPIDRLYSMQDSYFTS; this is encoded by the exons ATGGTGGATCGAGCGGCATTATGCTTAG ATATGGATCAGAGGGCAGTGTGTGCCGGATGCCACCGGCTGATCACAGACAGATTCCTGCTCAGAGTCACTGACGGCCTCTGGCACGAGGAGTGTGTGCGGTGCGCTGCGTGCGGGGACGCGCTCAGGAACTCCTGCTTTCTGCGGGACCGCAAACTTTACTGCAAGCGGGACTATGCTGA TCTGTTTGCAGTGCGTTGTGGGGGCTGTGCGGAGGCCATCTCTCCTGCAGAACTGGTGATGCGTGCAGGGGCCGCTGTGTTCCACCTGCGCTGCTTCACCTGCAGCGTTTGTTCCTGCCGCCTACAGACTGGAGACCGCTGCGTCCTCAGAGAGGGACAGCTACTGTGTGCCAGAGACGACTATCACCAGTGTGTGGCCAGCCCGACCTCCTCCGACACAG GTAAAAGTGttgacgaagaagaagaagaagaagaagaagaagaagaagaagaagaggaagaggaggaggaatctGTGAGGGTTACAGGCAGACGAGTTAGATCAGAAGACCTGGAGAGCAAACGTCCCAAAAGGCCGCGCACTATTCTGACAACTCAACAAAGACGGACCTTTAAAGTCTCATTTGAGGTCTCATCCAAGCCTTGCCGAAAG GTAAGGGAGACCTTGGCAGCAGAGACTGGTCTGAGCGTCCGGGTTGTGCAGGTCTGGTTCCAGAACCAAAGAGCCAAA ATGAAGAAACTGGCCaggagacagcagcagcagcaggagcagcagcagactcAGGAGCAGCGAGAGCACCCATCACATCACACAG CACCCTCCTGTGGTGCTTTGACCTCTGAGCTGGAGCACCTGGGGTCCTCCTATACCCacattcagcagcagcagcaacagcagatgGGACTCACCACACTGGAGCAGCAGGACTATGACATGGACCCCTTCAGACAGGGCCTGACCCCGCCTCAGATGCCAGGGGATCACATGCACCCCTACG GTTTTAAGAGTCTGTACGGTGACATGGACAGAGACCCTCTGTGTCATGTGGCTGACAGTGACTGCCTGTCCCTGGGTGACTCCTCTCTGCTCACCCCTATTGACCGCCTCTACTCCATGCAGGACTCTTACTTCACCTCCTGA